From Parambassis ranga chromosome 9, fParRan2.1, whole genome shotgun sequence, the proteins below share one genomic window:
- the foxb2 gene encoding forkhead box protein B2 produces MPRPGKNSYSDQKPPYSYISLTAMAIQNSSDKMLPLSDIYKFIMDRFPYYRENTQRWQNSLRHNLSFNDCFIKIPRRPDQPGKGSFWALHPDCGDMFENGSFLRRRKRFKVLRAEHMTCKSSPMMHYFHHHHHPGSKLGTASGHHDHSAAPASVGRLPHFQGYGGITCAQPGGFKHPFAIENIIGRDYKGVVASGLPLTSVMHHLGYPVPPQLSSMVNSMWPHVGMLSESMGGVPVPASSEYASFSVSAKGLYHNANGQTLPAVPVPIKPTPSLGPVPGLTGLQSGPTQLCSPASVMEKSDLLEGKGNPLHPALLLS; encoded by the coding sequence ATGCCCCGTCCTGGGAAAAACTCTTACAGCGACCAGAAGCCTCCGTACTCCTACATATCACTGACAGCGATGGCTATCCAGAACTCATCTGACAAGATGCTGCCGCTGAGTGACATTTATAAGTTCATCATGGATCGTTTTCCATACTATCGAGAGAATACCCAGAGGTGGCAGAATTCCCTGCGGCACAACCTGTCGTTTAACGACTGCTTCATCAAAATCCCTCGCCGCCCTGATCAGCCGGGTAAAGGCAGCTTCTGGGCTCTGCACCCAGACTGTGGTGACATGTTTGAAAACGGCAGCTTCCTGAGGAGACGGAAGCGCTTCAAGGTCCTGCGCGCAGAGCATATGACCTGCAAGAGCTCCCCGATGATGCACTACttccaccatcaccaccatcctgGCAGCAAGCTGGGCACAGCATCCGGCCATCACGACCACTCAGCTGCCCCTGCAAGCGTGGGCCGGCTCCCTCACTTCCAGGGTTACGGGGGCATTACATGCGCACAGCCGGGCGGGTTCAAACACCCGTTTGCCATTGAGAACATTATAGGACGGGACTACAAGGGTGTAGTAGCCAGCGGGCTTCCCCTCACCTCGGTCATGCACCACCTGGGTTACCCGGTGCCCCCACAGCTCAGCAGCATGGTCAATTCCATGTGGCCACACGTCGGTATGCTGTCAGAGTCCATGGGCGGCGTACCCGTGCCAGCCTCATCTGAGTATGCGTCCTTCAGTGTGTCAGCAAAAGGCCTATACCACAATGCCAACGGGCAAACCCTACCTGCCGTCCCCGTGCCAATAAAACCGACCCCATCCCTAGGTCCCGTGCCCGGGTTGACGGGGCTGCAGTCCGGCCCGACCCAGCTCTGCTCACCGGCCTCAGTGATGGAGAAAAGCGATCTGCTAGAGGGGAAAGGCAACCCCCTACACCCGGCCCTCCTTCTGTCCTAA